A region of uncultured Fusobacterium sp. DNA encodes the following proteins:
- a CDS encoding DUF554 domain-containing protein: protein MLGTITNTLAILIGSILGGVLKKGISKKYETAMLNACGLAACGIGFNSIISNMGKSEYPVLFIVSLVLGSILGTKLDLDTKLQNLMKKYTKGNLGEGIVTGSLLFCIGSLSIVGSVMAALKSDYTFLFTNASLDLVTSVILSSTYGIGMIFCAFILFTWQGSIYFLTKYICFDFFSEDLIVELCIVGGFLITATGLGILKIKNIKTLDILPAILIPIIFFIIKRFI, encoded by the coding sequence ATGTTAGGAACAATTACTAATACTTTAGCTATTTTAATTGGAAGTATTTTAGGAGGAGTATTAAAAAAAGGTATTTCTAAAAAATATGAAACTGCTATGTTAAATGCTTGTGGTTTAGCTGCATGTGGTATAGGTTTTAATTCTATTATCTCAAATATGGGAAAAAGTGAGTATCCTGTTCTCTTCATTGTAAGTTTAGTCCTTGGATCTATTTTAGGTACAAAACTTGATTTAGATACAAAACTTCAAAATTTAATGAAAAAATATACTAAAGGAAATTTAGGAGAGGGAATAGTTACAGGTTCATTACTATTTTGTATAGGTTCTTTATCTATTGTGGGTTCAGTAATGGCTGCTTTAAAAAGTGACTATACTTTTCTATTTACAAATGCGTCTCTAGATTTAGTCACTTCTGTCATTCTTTCTTCAACTTATGGTATTGGAATGATTTTTTGTGCTTTTATTCTATTTACTTGGCAAGGAAGTATATATTTCCTTACTAAATATATATGTTTTGATTTTTTTAGTGAAGACTTAATTGTAGAACTTTGTATAGTTGGAGGTTTCTTAATTACTGCTACAGGATTAGGAATTTTAAAAATAAAAAATATAAAAACTTTAGATATTCTTCCAGCTATTTTAATTCCAATTATTTTCTTTATTATTAAAAGATTTATTTAA